AATACGTTAGACAATGCTCCACCTTTTTTCTACATAATAACAAAAATTGTTACACTTTTTGGATCCTCAAGTTTTGTTCTTCGGCTACCCTCTGTAGTTTTTGGCGTACTTGCGGTATACTTGATGTATATAGTTGGCAAGCTGTGGGCTTCTAAAGAAGTTGGTATTTTTTCAGCCATTTCCCTCGCGATATTCCCAGCCCATATATATATATCAAGAGCTGCAAGACCTTACTCTTTTTGTATGTTCCTGGGATTGCTGTGCTTCATATATTTGAAACCTTTCATCCAATACAAAAAAAACATAGATTTCTACCGGATCGCCCTGCTTTTGAGTTTATTATTGTTTACGGTTTACACTTCAATTGTGTATATAATTTTTTTCAATATTGTGGCTCTCATTGTACTTGTACGTGACAGAGGCATCATTCATTCTCTAAGGCCAATTCTCATTGGCACAATCATAACGTTGGCACCAACAATTTATTTCCTTGTACACCGTGTATTTTATCCTTCTGCATTTAATCCGCAACTAGCATCATCATTGAATGACTTTGCCATTGCTTTTATAAGGCCGTTTATCGGGATTTTTTTTCTTAGTCTCGATCCAATCAGGGATGTTACCGCAACCCCCTGGGAATTTTCCTATCTTTGGCATTTCTGGATCACCGTGGCCCTGTTGTTCGCAGGGCTATTTTGGTTACTACGTTATAACCGACCCTTTTTCCTGCTTGGATTAACTCTGCTGGGAGCGACATTAGCATTCGTAGTACTCACGCGACTTCCCAACCTCCAATTCTGGCATTTTTTTACTCTTTACCCCATGATTGCTTTGCTGGCTGGCTCAGGCTTAGCGGCGGCATTACCAAAACGCTGGTGGCCTTGTGTAATGGTCGGGCTGCCTCTTATCTTTCTTTTTGTCTATATTGGCCCATTAGGGTGGCTTTTTTACCAAGTCAACAGCATTCAATTCCAATCGACAACACCTGAGGTCGGCAAAGCAATCGCATCGTTGGCATTTGATGATGGCGGAATAATGGTGGACGTTGCAAATGAGCCTATTTACAACTGGTATGCTGATCAGTTCAGCCTCATTAACCGTCTTAAATTGCAACGGTTCGATTCAGATAGCGGCAAAATTACTCTGAACGTAATCCAGAACTCACTAGATGAAAAAAGTTTCAATTTTTTTTCACGAGGATCAAATATACAAATAGCAAACACGCATATTGTTTCTGTTACGCCAATAGGAACGCATAGCATTTTCAAATGGACCGTGGGTAATTCCGGTGTTATTCCATTAAAATTTGGGAAAAATGTCACACTTGATGCTAACCCTCAAGATTTCTATGGTCATGTCCATTCAGCAGACAAGGTAATGGTAGACCCCGGCCATACCACCTTGGCCATCCCAACGGTCTATGACACTTGGACCCGTTTTGAATATTCCTTCAACAACGTTGAAACATTCAAAGATCTACTGATAAATTTATCAGCGCATTATGTAAATTCTGGCAATGGAAACTATTTTATTATGACCTACACCTTCGATGAAGAAGAAGAGCAAGTATTATTTTCTTCTGTAGGCCCAGAGCTTGGTGCCATTGAAAATATCGTGCGGCATGACCTCAGCTTTCACCGCTATAAGCCATTTACTAGATTAACGCTCCACTTTAACATATATTGCGCTCAAAAAACGCCTAGCCTTCTTCTTAGCGACCTGAGGACTGTGGGATTTAGAAAACTAGCATTTCTGGCTAAGCCTGTTAATGGAAACGTTATGAACCCCGACACTTTAGCACCGGAATACGAGTTAGAGGGATTACGAGGCGTGGAAAGAGATAATGACCGAACGTGGCGGTGGGGTGTTGACGGTAAGACATCAGTGTCATTCCCCCTATTTGGAGCACAACGGGTACGTCTTCGCTATGCTGTGAGAAATTTTTTACCTGAACAATCTTGTCGGGTGACAATTAATGGAAAGCACCTGGAGATGATTAAAGACATGCCCATACAGAGTTGGACCTCCATTCCGATATCACGAGAACTTGAATTTGATGCACCTGACGGTCGAAACATCATTACATTTGAATTCTCAAAAATTAACCACATAAATGCATCTATGTCTGACACAGACACAACACCCTATACAACGGCTTTCAGCACACTTGAAATCGAACCTCTCGGTACTGAGATAATACAGCCAGAGCTTTAATACAAATGGCTCCCAGTTCACGCCAAAGTTTAGTGGGTTTAAGCCGAGGGATACACAGAGACATGGACCATGGGGAAAAGACTCTTTGCTCGGTTGCCGGACTATTTGGGGAGAACACGATTCAAATTTCCTCTCTGGTTCGTGCCGTGGCTCTTCCCGCAGAATAAGAGGAAGGCCTACCAAACTATCCCCTCAGCACCGTGCACTTGAAGGGTAAGTGATGGGGAAATTCGAAGGGGACCGAGCCGCCCGTTTTTTAAGGCTACTCGATCCCCTTGATATTGCTTGGTACCGGGAGGGGGACTCGAACCCCCAAGGCCTTGCGACCGGCGGATTTTGAGTCCGCTGCGTCTACCAATTCCGCCATCCCGGCAAAAGGGTCCTCTTCCTAGGTCAACACAGCGTTTGTGTCAAGATTGGCTTGTGCTTACCACTGCAAGCTGGTAGCTCCAAGCCCCCATGGACATGCCTTTAGGTACCATCGCCAACTCGGCGGCAATCGTGATCGGGAGCCTCGTGGGGCTTCTGATGCATGGCCGTTTTCCAGAGAACGTCAAGAAAATCGTTTTCCAGGGTCTTGGCCTCTCGGTCCTGCTCATCGGCCTGCAAATGGCGCTCAAGATGGACAGGCCTCTACTTGTAGTTTTCAGCATGGTTCTGGGAGGCATCTGCGGGGAACTCCTGCACATCGAGGACCGCCTCGAATCCCTTGGAGACCGCATCAAGGTTCTGGCCCGGTCCCGAAATGCGCTTTTCACCGACGGCCTAGTCTCGGCTTCGCTCATCTATTGCGTGGGGTCCATGGCCATCCTGGGGTCCTTGGACGACGGACTGCGAAACGACCCGACAATTCTCTTCACCAAGGCCACCCTGGACGGTTTCGCCTCCATCCCGCTGGCTTCCACCTACGGGGTTGGAGTGATGCTTTCGGCTGTGCCGGTGTTCCTCTACCAGGGAGCCATCACCTTGGCGGCAGGTTCCATCCGCGAGGTGGTCACTCCGGTGCTTCTCAACCAGATAACGGCCACCGGAGGCCTGCTCATCGTCTCCATCGGGATAAACCTCCTGGGGTTCGCCCGCATCAGGGTCGGCAATTTTCTGCCCGCCCTTGTGGCGGCCGCGCTCTTGAGTTTCACACCCATTTAGGCCACAACCGGGACCGCCATGCACGAAATGTCCATTGCCCAGTCCATCCTGGATATCATCAAGCAGGAAATGGAAAAAAACGATCTGACCAAGCTCATCAGGGTCAAGATCAAGTTCGGCAGACTCACCAATACCGTGCCCGAAGCTCTAGAAACCGGGTTCATGGCCCTCACGGTTCAAACTCCGTTGGAGTCCGCCGTGTTTGAGTTGGAAGAGATTCAGGCCCGTTACAAGTGTTTCAAGTGCGGCAAGGAGTTTTCGCCCGAAGGCACCAACCGTCTCCTGGTCCCCTGCCCCTATTGCGGCGAGGATTTGGGACACGAGGTGCTGGCCGGCAAGGAACTTTTCATCGACTACATCGAGGCGGAGTGAGCATGAAAGTATCCGTTATCCGCAATGTCCTGGAAGCCAACGACAGGCTTGCCCAGGAATTGAAAGACCTTTTCGCCGAGCGCGGCATCTTGGCGCTCAACCTGATGAGCTCGCCCGGCGCCGGCAAGACCAGTCTGCTTGAGCGCACCCTGGCCGACCTGGCCGGCGAATTCAAGATGGCGGTCATCGAGGGCGATCTGCAGACCGACAACGACGCCCGCCGCGTGGCCGCCACCGGAGCCCAGGCCGTACAGATCAACACCGAAGGCGGCTGCCACCTGAACAGCTCCATGATCCTGGAAGCCCTAAAGCAGCTGGATATGGACGGCCTGGACATCCTGTTCATCGAGAACGTGGGTAACCTGGTGTGCCCAGCCGAGTTCGACGTGGGCGAGGACTGCAAGGTGACGCTTCTGTCGGTTACCGAGGGTGATGACAAACCCGAGAAGTACCCGCTGATGTTCAATCTGAGCGAGGCTTCACTCCTTAATAAAGTGGACCTGCTGCCCTACGTCGATTTCGACATGAACCGGGCCAAGGGGTTCATGCGGGCCCTCAACAAGGATATCCTCATCTTTGATGTCTCCTGCAAGAGTCGGGAGGGATTGGATGGATGGTATGACTGGCTGAGAAAGAAACGGGCGACGAAAAAGAACTAAAACCAAGCGTGTTCCACGGCGATATTAGAAATTCGTAGTGGAAACCAAAATGCGATGCCAGGGTGGGGTTTATACTCCGCCCTTTCTCTTTCTTTCAAACATGTCGGCCCATCACGTTCGTTAGCAACACACAGAATATGTGTCTTCACTACGTATGCTGTGCTAAGAAAGATCCATCGAGACGCTACCAGGGTGAAAACCCGTTTATTGTTCCTGGCCAAGTCTCTCGCAGCATCATTTTTTGGAGGGTTCGCATGTCCGACCTGTTCGACACCACCACCATAAACGGAATGACCCTCCCCAACCGCTTCGTGCGCTCCGCCACCTGGGAAGGCCTGGCCGGGGACGACGGTTCCGTCACTCCCAGGCTGTGCGAGACCATGGCCGAACTGGCCCGGGGTGAGGTGGGGCTCATTATAAGCGGCCACGCCTATGTGAGCCCTGAGGGTCAGGCCGGACTGAAGCAGCTCGGAGCCCACAGCGACGCTATGACCCAGGGCCTCGCGGCCATGGCCAAGGCTGTTCACGACGCCGGAGGCAAGATCGCCCTGCAACTGGCCCATGCTGGCAACCAGGCGAACGTTTCGCTCTCCGGTCTGGCGGCGGTAGGCCCGAGCAACCTTGAAAACGAAGGGCTGCCCGCCTGCAAGGCTCTGGACCACTCTGGAATCGCTCAACTGGTTAAAGCCTTTGTACGAGCCGCGGAGCGCGGGAAGCAGGCCGGTTTCGATGCGGTGCAGCTTCACGCCGCCCATGGCTATCTTCTGAGCCAGTTTCTCTCCCCGGCCTGGAACAAGCGGACCGACGAATACGGCGGTTCGCTGGAGAACCGCGCCCGGTTCCTCCTGGATGTGGTGAAGGCCGTGCGCAAAGCAATAGGACCGAACTACCCGGTGCTGGTGAAGATCAATTCCGGGGATTTCGTGGAGAACGGACTGACCAGCGAGGACGCGGCCGCCATGGCCGTCATGCTTGAGAAGGCCTCGGTGGACGCGTTGGAGCTCTCGGGCGGGTGCAGGCCTGCGGGCGAGGCCTTCATGCCCGCGCGCAAGGGCAAGATAAAATCAAAGGACCAGGAAGCCTACTACCGGCAGGCTGCCGCAATGTGCAAACGCGGCTTGAGCATCCCGCTCATGCTGGTGGGAGGCATCCGCTCCTACGAAGTGGCGAAGGACTTGGTTCAGTCCGGCACTGCCGACTACATCTCGCTCTGCCGTCCACTCATCTGCGAGCCGGGTCTGGTGAAGCGCTGGCGCGAGGGCGACCGACGCCCGGCCGAGTGCGTGTCGGATAACGCCTGCTACGGGCCCGGCTTTGCTGGGGAAGGCATCCGGTGCGTGACCTACGAGAAGAAGCGCGGCCACGCCCAAGGGTAAAGAGATAGTCCCCAAGCCGCGTATCCCTTCAAAAAAGCAAGGCCCGGGCGAGCATCTCCCGGGCTTCCTTAGACACCTTATTTCCAGCCGGACTCTTTCTCACAGTCGGCCATTTCCTTGGGATGTGACTTCTCCCACTGGGAGATGGATTGGGTCTCGCTATTGTCCATCTTGTTGTTCATGCAAGTGCAATACTTGGTTACAACATCGATAGAGACCTTGGCGTCCTGATTGTCCTGTATGCACTTGGCAACCCACTTGGCATCGTCGGTTCCGGCCAAGGCCAAACCGGAAATCATGAGAGAAAGGGCCAAGCCCAGGGCTATACCAGTACGTTTCATGGTGAATGCTCCTTCGGGTTCATGGTTAATTGGAAAGATTACTGAAAACCTGCTTCCTTCAACCATATCAGCCCAAAAAAGCATTGAGTCAATATACTAATCCGAAATAGTCTGGTTTACGCCGAGTGCCCTTAAACGCTAACCCCAGCTATATGAATAGTCTGACTTACTGCGTACTTCGGCCGTTCTTCTCGTAGGCGTTCCGCAGGCTCAGTCTTCCAGCATCATTTTGCCTGATGCTTTAGATATATTCCCGTTTGTTTAGCCCAAGCAAGCAGAACACCTCGTAGGTGATGGTCCCCCACCACCCGGCCAGATCCTCCGGCGTGATCCGTCCCGCTCCCTCTCCACCCAGGAGCCAGATGTCCTCGCCAGGGCGAACGTCTTCTAAGCCGGTCACGTCCACGGCGCACATCTGCATGCACACCCGACCCAGTACCGGCACCCTTCTCCCCTTCAAGCACATCCAGGCCTTTCCGGAAAGCCCCCGGCTGTAGGCGTCGGCATACCCGGCCGCCACTATGGCCACTCGCATGTCCTTTTCGGCCGTGTAGGTACAGCCGTAGCTTATGGTCTGCCCGGCTTTCAGAGGATGCACGGACAATATCTTGGTCTTCACGCTCATGGCCGGCTTGAGCTCGCTACCGAGCCCCTCCCGGGAGGTTCCGGCAAACGGGCTGCATCCGTACAGGGCTATTCCGGCGCGCTGGTTGTCCAGGTGCAGGTCCGGGTGCCCCAGAATGGCCGCTGAGTTGGCGATATTGGCCTTGTGCGGCAGACCATGAGTTTCCAGTTCACGCCTTATGGCCGCGAATTCCTGGCCCTGCTCCTTGACGTACGCAAGGGCGTCGGGCTCGTCAGCCGTGGCCAGATGCGAGCTGACGTACTCCAGGCGCACGCTCTTTATGGCCTTCAGCCTGTCGGCCACAGCCGGCACGTCTGCCAAAGTGAAGCCCAGGCGGCGCATGCCCGTGTCGAACTTGAGCGCAATGGGCAGCACCTCGGCCTGCCCTTTGGCAAACTCCGCAAGTCTGTCCAGCTGTTCGAAGCTGTGGAAGAAGGCGATGACGCCAGCATCCCAGAGGGCCTGGTATTCGTGATCCTCCACGGGCCCGAGCAGGGCGATCACCCTGCGCGCATGCCCGGACGCCCTCAGGGCAACGGCCTCTTCCACGGTCCCCACGGCGAAGGTCTCCACTCCCGCCTGGGCCGAAAGCACCTGGGCCACCTGGGAGAGGCCGTGGCCGTAGGCATCGGACTTGATCACCGGGATAACCGCACCGGACGCGGCGTTCAGTATATTAAAATTGTGTACGATATTGGCCAGTTCGATGATCGCCGTCACTTTATTATACGCAATGCTCATGCCTGCTCCGTTGCCTGGAGTTTCGCGTTCGGGTAGTCTGGGCTCAATGAATTCCTACCAGACCATTCGGGTGCTGCCGCCGCACCTTCAGAATCAGATCGCCGCCGGAGAGGTGGTAGAGCGGCCGTCGAGCGTCGTCAAGGAACTGTTGGAGAACAGCCTGGATTCCGGCGCGGACCGGGTGCAGATTTCCCTGGACGGTGGCGGGCTCGGACTCATCCTGATCCAGGACAATGGCCGGGGCATGGATCCTGCCGAACTCCGGCTGGCGCTTACCCGGCACGCGACCAGCAAGATCTCCGCCGTGGAAGACCTGGAGTCCATCGCCACTTTCGGCTTCCGGGGAGAGGCTCTGCCCTCCATAGCCTCGGTGTCACGCATGCGTTTGACCTCCCGAAGCCAGGACAGCCCGGACGCCCACTATCTGGACATCCATTTCGGGGATTTCCGCGAGGAAGGACCGGCGGCCATGGTCCAGGGCACCCGCATCGAGGTGCGCGACCTCTTCGCCAACGTGCCCGCCAGGCTCAAGTTCATGAAAACCCAGGCCACCGAGGTGCGCCGCTGCCAGGAGGTCCTGGAGCGCATGGCCCTGGCCCGGCTGGACGTGGCCTTCAAGCTCTCCATCGGGGAGCGGGCCGTGCTGCGGTTCGTCACCGGGCAGGACCTGCTGGCCAGGCTCGGAGTGGTGTGGCCTCCGGCCGTGGTCCAGGCTCTCACCCCGGTAGAAAACGAGATGCACGGCTGCAAGGTGACAGGCTTCGCGGGCTTGCCCCACGTTGGCCAGGCCCGTCCTGACCGGATGCTCTTCTACGTGAACTCACGCCCAGTCCAGGACCGGGTGCTCCTGCGGGCGGTGCGCGACGCCTACAAGGGACGGATGCTTTCCCGCGAATACCCGGTATCCGTACTCTTTATCACCACCGGGCCGGGCGAGGTGGACGTAAACGTCCATCCGGCCAAGACCGAGGTCCGCTTCCGGGACGAAAAGCTCCTGTTTTCCCTGGTGCGCACCGCCGTTGCCAGGGCCCTGGATCTGGGCTCGCCCTCGGCCACTATGACCAGCGTGCTGGACCACAAGGCCCCTCCCCTGCGCAATGAACTGCACCCTGGCCCCAAATACGCCACCTACCAGGACTACCTGACGGAAGTTGCCCAGGCTGGTACAGAATCCGACCCGCCATCGCGCGAACCAGGGGACAGTGGTCTCCACACCGGGGATTCCAGCCATTTCCCGTCATTCAGGACACGCGGTGCCGATGCGGATCGAACCGGCGATCCCTCCGCGCACGGCGGCCTTGAAGCCATGGATGATGTGCCGGCCTTCATGCGCAGGGGCGCAGCCGGATTCCCCAGAGGAGAAGCGGCACCCGGGACTGATGCTGACAGTCCTGGGCTCTACCGGCGAGACGCGAGGGACCACTGCGTTTCCCCGGGAGCGGCAAGGGGCCAAAACTCTCACAGCAACGAGGAGTTTCGCCTACCGTCCGCCCTGCATGATTCCGGCACGGCCTACGGCGGGGGTTACGGAACAGAGCCCAAGCCCCCGGTTCCTGCCCGGGCTGGACGCGGAATTGAATACCTGGGGCAGGTGGCGGGCACTTACTTGGTGTTGCGACTGGCCGGGCAGGGTCTGGCTCTCCTGGACCAGCACGCCGCCCACGAGCGGGTGCTCTACGAGAAGATGCGCGCCGCCCACAGCAAGGGGCAGAGCCAGCCTCTTGGAATCCCTTTCGAGATAAGCCTGCACCCGGCCGAGCAGAAGAAACTGGCCAAGCTCTGGCCGGACCTGACCAACCTCGGCTTTCAGCTGCAATCTTCCAGGCCTACGGTGGTGACCGTGCGCGGCATACCGCCGATCCTCTCCACGGGACAAGCCAAGGAATTCCTGCGTGAGGCGTTGACCGGACAGGCCAAGGGAATGGAAGACCTGTGGGCGGTTATGAGCTGCAAGGCGGCCATAAAGGCCGGAGACAGGCTGGCCGAGGACGAGGCCCTGGCCCTGGTGGAGTCCTGGAGCAAAGCCAAGGACCGCGACTATTGCCCGCACGGCAGGCCGGTGGTGGTCAGCTGGGACAAGAAGGAACTGGAGAAGCTCTTCAAGCGCAGAAAATAGGCGCGCCGCATATTTGCGAGAACGGGCATTCGCCTCTGCCGGCCTTTGCTCTCTAGCCGCCCTCATCTGAATTCAGACGTATTTCCAACCAAACATCATAACGGGACAACGCAAAAGCCCTCCGGCATCACGGAGAGAGGAAATCCATGAATTACGATCTACTGCTGCACATGGACATGGAAAGCCAGGAAACCATGGATATCGCCCTGGGCAACATCGAGAACTACATGCTGGCCCTGCCGGATGAAACCTTTCAGATCGTGCTCGTGGCCAATGGCCCGGCCGTGAAGCTCTTCAAAAAGGCGAACTTCAGCGCTGCCATGGCCGTGACCCGGCTTCACGAAAAGGGTGCCAAATTCAAGCTCTGCGCCAATTCCCTGAAGAAATTCGCCATACCCGCCGAGGAGATTATCGAGGGCTGCGAGGCGATCCAGGCCGGCATCGTTGCGATTGTCCGGATGCAGCGGGAGGGATTTGCCTACGTGAGGCCGTAACAGAAGAAGAAAACATGCACGTGGGCGGAAGTGACTCACCTGATTACGCTTCCAACCATATTTACTTTTCTAAACACGACAAGGCTAACTTTGAAAACTCTACCCGCTTGCGCCCAAGTACATACTCGTGTTCGGGTCCTGTTTTCTCTGAGTTCAGATATGCAATCTTTAAGATATTGATGCCAGGCCTGAGACTCACCACGTAAGAATCATCGACACACTCACCGGACTTCTGGGCTGAATCGAACCGATAGGTATGAACATCAATAAAATTCATGGAAATCCCTACCATTTGTCCAGGAACACGATTAATGAATGAGACAGCTAAATTTACTTTAGCATGCTTCTTTGATTCAAGAACTATCAACGATATGGGAAATTCTCCCGTGCGAACAAGCTTTGTTTCATTGTTTAGTAGTTTTATATCACCAAAACCATAATCGTGGATCACAGGGTTCGAACTGATATTTAGCAGAATATCGACATTTAAAGCACATCTGTCACCGTAGCATGAACTGGAAAAAAGAACAAATGCCACCAGGAACAATTTATTTATCACTTCTATACCCGCCAAAATACAGCGTCATGTCTTTTACACACACAGTCTGGAGATTTCCACCTGGGAATCGAGGAGAATCTTTGGCGCATTCCATCTCAACCATGATATCCAACGTGGAAAATGAACGGTCAAACACCAGATACAAAGGGACTACCTCTTTATAAGCATCATACCCTGCAGAGTACAGCAGTTTTTGTTCTCCACTATCCACTTTCGAATACACATTCAGCCTGCTCCCCCGACTTTTCACTTCATATCGTAACAATACGCAGACGATATATGGATATCTTTCATGAGAAGGTTGTACCCTGTATTCGAAAAACGCCTTGCCCTCATTGATAGTTGGAATAACCCTGCTGCCAGATGAGACATCCAGCTGAACATACTCAGACATTCTTACTGTTGAATAGAAACCTACAGGATCAAGCTTAATCTTTATTGTTTCCGGATATCCGAAAAGATCAATAACGGGATGTCGCTTCAGACGAACTCTCGACATGCCCCCTTCAAGAAGCTCAACGCGTTCACCACCAAAAGCACGATCAGCACACCCCTTGTCACCACATATAACATCCAAGGAATCGCTATCGCTTGACACCGCTTGCCTCAAATAACCAGCTCGCTTTTCCTGAGGGATATATCTTTCGACAGCATGAAATTGCATCTGGTCACCAACAACAAACGAAAAGTTTTTTGTAAAAAGTGTGGACAGTACCTGTTCATACTGTTTTCCACCTTCACTTTCTGAAGAGTATAGTTGAACCCTTTCTTTGTATACCCGGGACACCCCCAATACGATTATTAAGCACGCGACGACATTCACCAACATCCTTCTTGACCTTAAAACAGAATCAATACAAACCGCACACACACAACTAAAAAAAACAATAAAGTACGAGTAATGCCATGGGTTAGAATAAGAGGAATAACGTGCTGCAACAAGAATAAATACAGGGATCAATGCATACATAGAGAAAAATATCGCTGCATCTTTATTTGTGCGAAATAAAACACAAATCCCACAAAACAACAGGCAAGCAGCAGCCAGTGAAAAAGCGTCTACACCATCACTCCATGAAGACACCAAACAAAGATTCTTGAGGACATTCAGCATGGTCCCCATGACTGTACCTGGAGAACCAGCTTCGGACATCCGAAAAAACAACAGAACGAGCGCAAGAATCCATGCGACAACAACAGATATGGAATTCCATTTGTATTTTTTAACTAATGCAGTTGAGCATCTCCAATCATAAGCCATAAAAATCATCATGGCGCACAGAACAAGAATTGCAGAATAGTGTATCAAGGGGAGAACACTTATGGATAGCAAAAACACTGATCCACGCTCCCCATACTTCCTAAAGGAGAAATAACCGTAAGTTGCCAGACAATAGAGCAG
The nucleotide sequence above comes from Desulfovibrio sp.. Encoded proteins:
- a CDS encoding glycosyltransferase family 39 protein encodes the protein MNVNRHMFLSDRDEDVQTRIILCIVLSVAAIIRLYHLDTSPLWFDEIWAPLVLNKPTDYILQYINTLDNAPPFFYIITKIVTLFGSSSFVLRLPSVVFGVLAVYLMYIVGKLWASKEVGIFSAISLAIFPAHIYISRAARPYSFCMFLGLLCFIYLKPFIQYKKNIDFYRIALLLSLLLFTVYTSIVYIIFFNIVALIVLVRDRGIIHSLRPILIGTIITLAPTIYFLVHRVFYPSAFNPQLASSLNDFAIAFIRPFIGIFFLSLDPIRDVTATPWEFSYLWHFWITVALLFAGLFWLLRYNRPFFLLGLTLLGATLAFVVLTRLPNLQFWHFFTLYPMIALLAGSGLAAALPKRWWPCVMVGLPLIFLFVYIGPLGWLFYQVNSIQFQSTTPEVGKAIASLAFDDGGIMVDVANEPIYNWYADQFSLINRLKLQRFDSDSGKITLNVIQNSLDEKSFNFFSRGSNIQIANTHIVSVTPIGTHSIFKWTVGNSGVIPLKFGKNVTLDANPQDFYGHVHSADKVMVDPGHTTLAIPTVYDTWTRFEYSFNNVETFKDLLINLSAHYVNSGNGNYFIMTYTFDEEEEQVLFSSVGPELGAIENIVRHDLSFHRYKPFTRLTLHFNIYCAQKTPSLLLSDLRTVGFRKLAFLAKPVNGNVMNPDTLAPEYELEGLRGVERDNDRTWRWGVDGKTSVSFPLFGAQRVRLRYAVRNFLPEQSCRVTINGKHLEMIKDMPIQSWTSIPISRELEFDAPDGRNIITFEFSKINHINASMSDTDTTPYTTAFSTLEIEPLGTEIIQPEL
- the hypB gene encoding hydrogenase nickel incorporation protein HypB translates to MKVSVIRNVLEANDRLAQELKDLFAERGILALNLMSSPGAGKTSLLERTLADLAGEFKMAVIEGDLQTDNDARRVAATGAQAVQINTEGGCHLNSSMILEALKQLDMDGLDILFIENVGNLVCPAEFDVGEDCKVTLLSVTEGDDKPEKYPLMFNLSEASLLNKVDLLPYVDFDMNRAKGFMRALNKDILIFDVSCKSREGLDGWYDWLRKKRATKKN
- a CDS encoding DUF554 domain-containing protein; translation: MDMPLGTIANSAAIVIGSLVGLLMHGRFPENVKKIVFQGLGLSVLLIGLQMALKMDRPLLVVFSMVLGGICGELLHIEDRLESLGDRIKVLARSRNALFTDGLVSASLIYCVGSMAILGSLDDGLRNDPTILFTKATLDGFASIPLASTYGVGVMLSAVPVFLYQGAITLAAGSIREVVTPVLLNQITATGGLLIVSIGINLLGFARIRVGNFLPALVAAALLSFTPI
- a CDS encoding hydrogenase maturation nickel metallochaperone HypA, which gives rise to MHEMSIAQSILDIIKQEMEKNDLTKLIRVKIKFGRLTNTVPEALETGFMALTVQTPLESAVFELEEIQARYKCFKCGKEFSPEGTNRLLVPCPYCGEDLGHEVLAGKELFIDYIEAE
- the mutL gene encoding DNA mismatch repair endonuclease MutL encodes the protein MNSYQTIRVLPPHLQNQIAAGEVVERPSSVVKELLENSLDSGADRVQISLDGGGLGLILIQDNGRGMDPAELRLALTRHATSKISAVEDLESIATFGFRGEALPSIASVSRMRLTSRSQDSPDAHYLDIHFGDFREEGPAAMVQGTRIEVRDLFANVPARLKFMKTQATEVRRCQEVLERMALARLDVAFKLSIGERAVLRFVTGQDLLARLGVVWPPAVVQALTPVENEMHGCKVTGFAGLPHVGQARPDRMLFYVNSRPVQDRVLLRAVRDAYKGRMLSREYPVSVLFITTGPGEVDVNVHPAKTEVRFRDEKLLFSLVRTAVARALDLGSPSATMTSVLDHKAPPLRNELHPGPKYATYQDYLTEVAQAGTESDPPSREPGDSGLHTGDSSHFPSFRTRGADADRTGDPSAHGGLEAMDDVPAFMRRGAAGFPRGEAAPGTDADSPGLYRRDARDHCVSPGAARGQNSHSNEEFRLPSALHDSGTAYGGGYGTEPKPPVPARAGRGIEYLGQVAGTYLVLRLAGQGLALLDQHAAHERVLYEKMRAAHSKGQSQPLGIPFEISLHPAEQKKLAKLWPDLTNLGFQLQSSRPTVVTVRGIPPILSTGQAKEFLREALTGQAKGMEDLWAVMSCKAAIKAGDRLAEDEALALVESWSKAKDRDYCPHGRPVVVSWDKKELEKLFKRRK
- a CDS encoding DsrE family protein codes for the protein MNYDLLLHMDMESQETMDIALGNIENYMLALPDETFQIVLVANGPAVKLFKKANFSAAMAVTRLHEKGAKFKLCANSLKKFAIPAEEIIEGCEAIQAGIVAIVRMQREGFAYVRP
- the alr gene encoding alanine racemase, with the translated sequence MSIAYNKVTAIIELANIVHNFNILNAASGAVIPVIKSDAYGHGLSQVAQVLSAQAGVETFAVGTVEEAVALRASGHARRVIALLGPVEDHEYQALWDAGVIAFFHSFEQLDRLAEFAKGQAEVLPIALKFDTGMRRLGFTLADVPAVADRLKAIKSVRLEYVSSHLATADEPDALAYVKEQGQEFAAIRRELETHGLPHKANIANSAAILGHPDLHLDNQRAGIALYGCSPFAGTSREGLGSELKPAMSVKTKILSVHPLKAGQTISYGCTYTAEKDMRVAIVAAGYADAYSRGLSGKAWMCLKGRRVPVLGRVCMQMCAVDVTGLEDVRPGEDIWLLGGEGAGRITPEDLAGWWGTITYEVFCLLGLNKREYI
- a CDS encoding NADH:flavin oxidoreductase, with protein sequence MSDLFDTTTINGMTLPNRFVRSATWEGLAGDDGSVTPRLCETMAELARGEVGLIISGHAYVSPEGQAGLKQLGAHSDAMTQGLAAMAKAVHDAGGKIALQLAHAGNQANVSLSGLAAVGPSNLENEGLPACKALDHSGIAQLVKAFVRAAERGKQAGFDAVQLHAAHGYLLSQFLSPAWNKRTDEYGGSLENRARFLLDVVKAVRKAIGPNYPVLVKINSGDFVENGLTSEDAAAMAVMLEKASVDALELSGGCRPAGEAFMPARKGKIKSKDQEAYYRQAAAMCKRGLSIPLMLVGGIRSYEVAKDLVQSGTADYISLCRPLICEPGLVKRWREGDRRPAECVSDNACYGPGFAGEGIRCVTYEKKRGHAQG